One genomic region from Thermoleptolyngbya sichuanensis A183 encodes:
- a CDS encoding alpha/beta fold hydrolase, with protein MNVVDVLGTPHAYERTAPTQTPITLVFIHGWLLSRAYWQPVIQQLAPNYTCLSYDLRGFGDSQPGRAMSSRKASANTSSWSAQTSASRESTNQLPSSAGGGFVPATAALPTRAIAPQPRPGYTPSDYARDLEQLLETLDISNVWLVGHSLGGSIALWAADRMPDRVKGVVCVNSGGGIYLKEEFERFRAAGQQLVKLRPRWLCHLPMVDLMMTYMNVAHPIDRAWGRQRLMDWVSADPAAAVGALLDSTTEAEVHRLPQVVSRLSQPVYFIAGQNDTVMEPQYVLHLASFHRLFQQCGQNVVQLPDCGHLAMIEQTDLVVEHLQAILARHVADQSLQTIAD; from the coding sequence ATGAATGTCGTCGATGTCCTGGGCACCCCCCACGCCTACGAGCGAACTGCTCCCACCCAAACACCGATAACCCTGGTTTTTATTCACGGCTGGCTGCTGAGTCGTGCCTATTGGCAACCCGTAATTCAGCAGCTTGCGCCGAATTATACCTGCCTGTCCTACGACTTGCGCGGGTTTGGCGATTCGCAGCCGGGCCGGGCGATGTCGTCCCGCAAGGCAAGCGCCAATACTTCTTCTTGGTCTGCCCAAACCAGCGCTTCGAGGGAATCCACGAATCAGTTGCCCAGCAGCGCCGGGGGCGGCTTCGTCCCTGCAACGGCTGCGCTCCCCACTAGGGCGATCGCCCCACAGCCTCGACCGGGCTACACCCCCAGCGACTATGCCCGCGACCTAGAGCAGCTCCTTGAAACCCTAGATATCTCCAACGTCTGGCTGGTGGGGCACTCCCTCGGCGGCAGCATTGCGCTGTGGGCCGCAGACCGAATGCCCGATCGGGTGAAGGGCGTGGTCTGCGTCAATTCCGGCGGCGGTATTTACCTCAAAGAGGAATTTGAGCGCTTTCGGGCCGCAGGGCAGCAATTGGTCAAGCTGCGCCCCCGCTGGCTCTGCCATCTACCGATGGTAGACCTGATGATGACCTATATGAACGTTGCCCATCCCATCGACCGCGCCTGGGGACGACAGCGCTTGATGGATTGGGTGAGTGCTGACCCAGCGGCGGCTGTGGGCGCACTGCTCGACTCGACGACCGAAGCCGAGGTGCATCGCCTGCCGCAGGTCGTTTCTCGCCTGTCCCAGCCGGTCTACTTCATCGCCGGACAAAACGACACCGTGATGGAGCCGCAATATGTGCTGCATCTGGCCAGCTTCCATCGTCTATTTCAGCAATGTGGACAGAACGTGGTGCAGCTTCCCGACTGCGGACACCTGGCCATGATCGAACAGACCGACCTAGTGGTAGAACACTTGCAGGCGATTTTGGCGCGGCACGTTGCGGATCAGAGTTTGCAAACGATTGCTGATTAG
- a CDS encoding ribonuclease D yields MALDEFQVFDEDLSAEALAEYLTAEAIAVDTETMGLRPWRDRLCVVQLCDPAGRVSVVRILRGQTAAPHLQQLLEAPQITKVFHFARFDMAAFQYHLNIAVRPVFCTKIASKLARTYAPRHGLKEVVQELERVELDKTAQSSDWGNALNLSEEQLRYAANDVRFLLSIRQKLADMLQREERLALAESCFRCLPTFVDLDLLHYENIFEH; encoded by the coding sequence ATGGCCCTAGACGAATTTCAGGTATTCGATGAGGATCTGTCGGCGGAGGCGCTGGCGGAGTATTTAACCGCAGAGGCGATCGCCGTTGACACAGAGACAATGGGGCTGCGGCCCTGGCGCGATCGCCTTTGTGTGGTGCAGCTTTGCGATCCTGCGGGGCGCGTGTCTGTCGTTCGCATCCTGCGGGGACAAACCGCCGCCCCCCACCTCCAGCAGTTGCTAGAAGCGCCGCAAATTACCAAAGTCTTTCACTTTGCCCGCTTTGACATGGCGGCGTTTCAGTACCATCTCAACATTGCGGTTCGTCCAGTTTTTTGCACCAAAATTGCCAGCAAGCTGGCCCGCACCTACGCCCCCCGCCACGGCCTCAAGGAGGTGGTGCAGGAGCTAGAGCGGGTGGAACTGGACAAAACCGCCCAAAGCTCTGACTGGGGCAACGCGCTAAACCTGTCGGAGGAGCAACTCCGCTATGCCGCCAATGACGTGCGGTTTCTGCTTAGCATCCGTCAAAAGCTGGCGGACATGCTCCAGCGCGAAGAGCGGTTAGCGTTGGCAGAATCTTGCTTTCGGTGTCTCCCCACCTTCGTGGATCTGGATTTGCTGCACTACGAGAACATTTTTGAACATTAA
- the trpB gene encoding tryptophan synthase subunit beta, producing MTLTPLPLNQTSVQRPDALGRYGKFGGKYVPETLMPALSELEAAFYQYRDDPDFQTELQGLLKDYVGRATPLYFAERLTTHFARPDGTGPQIYLKREDLNHTGAHKINNALGQVLLAKRMGKQRIIAETGAGQHGVATATVCARFGLECIIYMGVHDMERQALNVFRMRLMGAEVRPVEAGTGTLKDATSEAIRDWVTNVETTHYILGSVAGPHPYPMIVRDFQAIIGQETRQQAQEKWGGLPDILLACVGGGSNAMGLFHEFVNEPSVRLIGIEAGGEGVDSEKHAATLTRGRVGVLHGAMSYLLQDDDGQVIEPHSISAGLDYPGVGPEHSFLKDSGRAEYYSITDAEALEGLQLLSRLEGIIPALETAHAIAHLNRLCPKLEGSPRIVINCSGRGDKDMQNVAKYLDLK from the coding sequence GTGACACTGACTCCGCTTCCCCTTAACCAAACCTCAGTTCAGCGACCCGATGCCCTTGGCCGATACGGCAAGTTTGGCGGTAAGTATGTGCCGGAGACGCTGATGCCCGCGCTGAGTGAGTTGGAGGCGGCGTTTTATCAGTATCGCGACGACCCGGACTTTCAGACCGAGTTGCAGGGCTTGCTGAAAGATTATGTGGGACGCGCCACGCCGCTGTATTTTGCCGAGCGCCTGACGACCCACTTTGCCCGCCCCGACGGCACCGGCCCGCAGATTTATCTAAAGCGCGAAGACCTGAACCACACGGGCGCGCATAAGATCAACAACGCGCTGGGGCAAGTGTTGCTGGCAAAGCGCATGGGCAAGCAGCGCATCATTGCCGAAACGGGCGCAGGACAGCACGGCGTGGCCACTGCAACCGTCTGTGCGCGGTTTGGACTGGAGTGCATCATTTATATGGGCGTGCATGACATGGAGCGGCAGGCGCTCAACGTGTTTCGGATGCGGCTGATGGGGGCGGAGGTGCGCCCGGTGGAGGCGGGTACGGGCACGCTGAAGGACGCGACCTCGGAGGCGATTCGCGACTGGGTGACGAATGTGGAAACGACGCACTATATCCTGGGTTCAGTGGCGGGACCGCATCCGTACCCAATGATTGTGCGTGACTTTCAAGCCATCATTGGGCAGGAGACGCGGCAGCAGGCACAGGAAAAGTGGGGCGGCTTGCCCGACATCCTGCTGGCTTGCGTGGGCGGTGGCTCCAACGCGATGGGGCTATTCCATGAGTTTGTGAATGAGCCGTCGGTGCGGCTGATCGGCATTGAGGCGGGCGGCGAGGGCGTGGATTCGGAGAAGCACGCGGCGACGCTGACTCGCGGGCGGGTGGGTGTGCTGCACGGCGCAATGAGCTATCTGCTGCAAGACGACGATGGGCAGGTGATCGAGCCGCATTCCATCAGCGCGGGGCTGGATTATCCGGGCGTGGGACCGGAGCATAGCTTTTTGAAGGATTCCGGTCGGGCGGAATACTACAGCATTACGGACGCGGAGGCGCTGGAGGGGCTGCAACTGCTGTCGCGGCTGGAGGGCATTATTCCGGCGCTAGAAACGGCCCATGCGATCGCCCATCTCAACCGCCTCTGTCCGAAACTGGAGGGCAGCCCCCGGATTGTCATTAACTGTTCCGGCCGCGGCGACAAGGATATGCAGAACGTGGCAAAGTACCTGGACTTGAAATAG
- a CDS encoding pre-peptidase C-terminal domain-containing protein, whose amino-acid sequence MSISNKDNTLRGARNLGRLGTRRINGYVGSRDRIDFAKFTLGEVRELSLSIGRIANRASSARITLRDARGAIIRSFNTGRRNITFRDDFGPGTYFIGIQQIKGEVNYKITAAARPTEPGERLDTARDLGVLTGTSIVSEAVGTTDPSDIYKFTINDVGNLQARVNSISAGSRVELIRDLNNNGLIDSGEVIASEVDSFAPFQPSIVTDLPQGTYYVRVSPSNPSNSTQYELTLVNTPFGGSPPPDPGNILATARNLGAVAGTVTAREYVGVLDGLDAYRFTLNDLSNIQVSVQATSTNTQIQLVRDVNGNGLIDNGEVIVSETNFSSTNLSRFTQDLPAGTYFITVASRNASASTLYELNLVATPFGGNGQPDPGNLLSSARNLGPVAGTVNVKEYVGVIDGLDAYRFTLNDISNVQINVQATSTNTEIQLVRDINGNGLIDNGEVIASDTNFSSTNLSQITRDLPVGTYFITVASRTASASTLYQMSLVATPFGGNGQPDPGSTIPTARNIGVLSNTFLAKEHVSVNVDPSDFYQFTLNSTANLQARVQGTSGNTIIELIRDSNGNGLVDSGELIRSDTNFGSSYLSSFIQNGLAAGTYFFRVTPRPGVATNYTVDFALV is encoded by the coding sequence ATGTCAATTAGCAATAAAGATAACACTCTCAGAGGCGCTCGCAATCTGGGTAGGCTGGGTACTCGGCGCATCAATGGATATGTCGGTTCCCGCGATCGCATTGACTTTGCCAAATTCACGTTGGGCGAGGTTCGCGAACTCAGCCTCTCCATCGGACGCATCGCCAACCGCGCCAGCAGCGCTCGAATCACGCTACGCGATGCCCGCGGTGCCATTATTCGCAGCTTTAACACAGGCCGTCGAAACATTACCTTTCGGGATGACTTTGGCCCCGGCACCTACTTCATTGGCATCCAGCAGATCAAAGGCGAAGTTAACTACAAAATCACCGCCGCCGCCCGCCCCACCGAACCCGGCGAACGCCTCGACACTGCCCGCGATCTGGGAGTGCTGACGGGAACCTCAATCGTCTCGGAGGCTGTCGGCACCACCGACCCCTCCGACATCTACAAGTTCACCATCAACGATGTGGGCAACTTGCAAGCGCGGGTCAACAGCATTTCAGCAGGCAGTCGAGTAGAACTCATCCGAGATCTGAACAACAACGGGCTGATCGACAGCGGCGAAGTGATTGCCTCTGAGGTCGATTCCTTCGCGCCCTTCCAGCCCAGTATTGTCACAGATCTGCCGCAGGGAACTTACTACGTTCGAGTTTCGCCCTCCAACCCCAGCAACTCAACCCAATACGAACTGACGCTCGTCAACACGCCCTTTGGTGGCAGTCCGCCCCCCGATCCTGGAAATATCCTGGCGACTGCTCGCAATTTGGGCGCAGTGGCAGGCACAGTGACTGCTAGAGAATATGTAGGTGTGCTGGATGGTCTTGATGCTTATCGATTCACCCTAAATGATCTGTCCAATATTCAAGTCAGCGTCCAGGCAACTTCTACCAACACCCAAATTCAGCTTGTTCGCGATGTCAACGGCAATGGGCTAATTGATAACGGCGAAGTTATCGTTTCTGAAACAAACTTCAGTTCTACCAATCTGTCTCGATTCACACAGGACTTACCTGCCGGTACTTATTTCATTACCGTAGCTAGTCGCAATGCCAGCGCCTCCACGCTTTATGAACTGAATTTAGTGGCGACACCCTTTGGCGGAAATGGCCAGCCCGACCCTGGCAACTTGCTGTCTTCTGCCCGCAACCTGGGTCCCGTGGCAGGAACGGTGAACGTTAAAGAATATGTCGGGGTCATCGATGGACTTGATGCCTATCGATTCACCTTGAACGATATCTCTAACGTTCAGATCAATGTTCAAGCCACTTCTACCAATACCGAGATCCAACTGGTTCGAGATATTAACGGCAACGGGCTGATTGATAACGGCGAAGTCATTGCTTCGGATACAAACTTTAGCTCTACCAATCTGTCTCAGATTACGCGAGACTTACCTGTAGGCACCTATTTCATTACGGTGGCCAGCCGTACGGCTAGCGCCTCCACGCTTTACCAGATGAGCCTCGTGGCAACGCCCTTTGGCGGCAACGGGCAGCCTGATCCGGGCAGCACGATTCCCACCGCACGGAATATTGGCGTGTTGTCCAACACGTTCTTAGCCAAGGAACATGTCAGCGTTAATGTTGACCCCAGCGATTTCTACCAATTCACACTGAATTCCACAGCAAACTTGCAGGCACGAGTTCAGGGTACATCAGGCAACACAATCATTGAGCTAATTCGAGATTCAAACGGCAATGGGCTGGTTGACAGTGGTGAACTGATTCGGAGCGATACTAACTTTGGCAGTTCTTACCTCTCCAGCTTCATCCAGAACGGGCTGGCTGCTGGCACTTACTTCTTTAGAGTGACACCCCGTCCCGGTGTTGCAACTAACTACACTGTGGATTTTGCACTCGTGTAA
- a CDS encoding translation initiation factor, translated as MADTKRKPTSQSAGKVQPGRKTVWQEFGAGAFEDAAMERPVQELPPNQQQIRVQASRKGRGGKTVTVISGFQTKPETLATLLKTLKTQCGAGGTVKDMEIEIQGDHREKIVQVLVKQGYKAKVSGG; from the coding sequence ATGGCAGACACAAAGCGTAAACCTACTTCTCAATCCGCAGGAAAAGTTCAGCCAGGAAGAAAAACCGTCTGGCAGGAATTTGGCGCGGGTGCTTTTGAGGATGCAGCAATGGAGCGTCCGGTGCAGGAACTGCCGCCCAACCAGCAGCAGATCCGCGTACAAGCCTCGCGCAAAGGTCGCGGCGGCAAAACGGTGACGGTGATCAGCGGGTTTCAGACCAAGCCCGAAACGCTGGCGACGCTGCTGAAAACGCTGAAAACCCAGTGTGGCGCGGGCGGCACAGTGAAAGATATGGAAATCGAGATTCAGGGAGATCACCGCGAGAAGATCGTGCAGGTCTTGGTGAAGCAGGGGTATAAGGCGAAGGTGAGTGGCGGGTAG
- a CDS encoding MlaD family protein, translating to MRSRTIREGSVGLLILLALGIFGSLLLWLRGLSLGNRSYRAVVEFPNVVGMVEGSPVRYRGVIVGKVRKIRPGPQFAEVEIQISPATVRIPRDSAIQTNQAGLIGETAIDIVPRQEFVEAVATNPLAADCPGSGIICDGDRLPGEVGVTFDALISSTIRLSNQFSDPELIENLKALTFNSSRAAAGVTTLTGEVTELAKSVQLELRTLAGSANRTTTSVGGAATQLGLTAAQVNSLLETNRYAISSTLSNLEQASNQVRLLTTRLTPLVDDSAFVQNLNALSDNAARASLTLRSLTDAIGTPENALALQQTLDSARATFQNAEKITADLDELTGDPTFRNTVRDLLRSLDNLLSSAQQLEQQVELEQLLTPAAIALRDKPTAPLSPEAHATRQSPESSPVAAPIATPSASSSAAAARTTPAAQRPAAQRPAVRQPARLGRSLSATEAPSTDKLRTVNTSLPE from the coding sequence ATGCGATCGCGAACCATTCGAGAAGGCTCTGTTGGATTATTGATTCTGCTGGCGTTGGGCATATTCGGCAGTCTGCTGCTGTGGCTGCGGGGGCTGAGCCTGGGGAATCGCAGCTATCGCGCCGTGGTGGAGTTTCCGAACGTGGTGGGCATGGTGGAAGGCTCCCCGGTGCGGTATCGCGGCGTGATCGTGGGCAAGGTGCGGAAGATTCGGCCGGGGCCGCAGTTTGCGGAGGTGGAGATTCAGATTTCGCCTGCGACGGTGCGGATTCCGCGAGATTCGGCAATTCAGACCAACCAGGCTGGGCTGATTGGAGAAACAGCGATTGACATTGTGCCCCGTCAGGAGTTTGTGGAGGCGGTGGCGACCAATCCGCTGGCGGCAGATTGTCCGGGGAGCGGGATTATCTGTGATGGCGATCGCCTGCCTGGAGAAGTGGGCGTAACCTTCGACGCGCTGATTAGCTCCACGATTCGCCTGTCTAACCAGTTTTCCGATCCAGAACTAATCGAAAACTTGAAAGCGCTGACCTTCAACTCTTCCCGGGCAGCGGCGGGCGTGACAACGCTGACAGGCGAGGTGACTGAACTCGCAAAATCTGTGCAGTTGGAACTGAGGACGCTGGCGGGGTCTGCAAATCGAACCACAACATCGGTGGGCGGCGCAGCGACTCAGCTCGGACTCACTGCTGCCCAGGTCAACTCGCTGCTGGAGACCAATCGCTACGCCATCAGCAGCACGCTGTCTAACCTGGAGCAAGCCAGCAACCAGGTGCGCCTGCTGACGACTCGACTCACGCCGCTCGTAGACGATAGCGCCTTTGTGCAAAACCTGAATGCGCTGTCGGACAATGCGGCCCGTGCCTCGCTTACACTGCGGAGCCTGACGGACGCAATCGGCACGCCTGAAAATGCGCTGGCGCTCCAGCAAACGCTAGATTCGGCCCGCGCTACGTTTCAAAATGCAGAAAAGATTACCGCAGACTTAGATGAACTGACGGGCGATCCGACATTTCGCAACACTGTCCGCGATTTGCTGCGGAGTTTGGACAATTTGCTGTCGTCTGCCCAGCAGCTCGAGCAGCAGGTCGAGCTAGAGCAACTCTTGACCCCAGCGGCGATCGCCCTGCGCGACAAGCCCACTGCTCCGCTCTCGCCAGAGGCGCACGCCACGCGCCAGTCCCCAGAATCTAGCCCTGTTGCTGCACCAATCGCCACGCCCTCTGCCTCATCTTCTGCGGCCGCTGCCCGCACTACCCCTGCTGCACAACGCCCTGCCGCACAACGCCCTGCCGTTCGCCAGCCTGCGCGACTGGGGCGATCGCTCTCCGCCACGGAAGCCCCATCTACTGATAAGCTCAGAACCGTAAACACAAGTTTGCCAGAGTAA
- the plsY gene encoding glycerol-3-phosphate 1-O-acyltransferase PlsY, whose protein sequence is MNAWLVLGLVLLAAYVLGATPTGYWAGKLLKDIDIRQYGSKSTGATNVLRILGRGPAIAVLLIDIFKGVAAIALTRYVYSLPNIAALPLPSGLPLGTWLPWAVMLSGLMSIVAHSKSMWIGFKGGKSAATALGVLFALSWQVGLGVATVFLLMLALFRIVSLGSIAGAISASLWMIALRQPLPFLLLAIAGGIYVLITHRANIQRLLAGTEPKVGQKHL, encoded by the coding sequence ATGAACGCTTGGCTGGTGTTGGGTTTGGTGCTGTTAGCGGCCTATGTGCTGGGGGCCACGCCGACAGGCTACTGGGCGGGCAAACTGCTCAAGGATATCGACATTCGGCAATATGGCTCCAAGTCTACGGGCGCGACGAACGTGCTGCGGATTTTGGGGCGCGGCCCGGCGATCGCCGTTTTGCTGATCGATATCTTCAAAGGTGTAGCGGCGATCGCCCTCACTCGCTACGTCTATAGCCTGCCCAACATCGCCGCGCTGCCTTTGCCAAGCGGGCTGCCGCTGGGCACCTGGCTCCCTTGGGCAGTCATGCTGTCTGGGCTGATGTCCATTGTGGCCCACAGCAAATCCATGTGGATTGGGTTCAAGGGCGGCAAATCGGCAGCAACTGCGCTGGGCGTGCTGTTTGCGCTGTCGTGGCAGGTGGGGCTGGGCGTGGCGACCGTTTTTCTGCTGATGCTGGCGCTGTTTCGCATCGTGTCGCTGGGGTCGATCGCCGGAGCCATTTCCGCCTCGCTGTGGATGATTGCCCTGAGACAGCCCTTGCCCTTCCTCTTGCTGGCGATCGCCGGAGGCATTTACGTCCTGATTACCCACCGAGCGAACATTCAGCGCCTCCTAGCAGGCACAGAGCCAAAGGTTGGGCAGAAGCATTTGTAA
- a CDS encoding Spy/CpxP family protein refolding chaperone: MAFAPLAAIADPPGGMGGPRSGPMERLNLTEAQRQQLQAIRENSRRQIEAVLTAEQRQQMETRRAEMERRREEFANLTPEQRQQLRRERMEQGGGPGGPGGPGRGPRPEPFADLNLTDSQRQQIRTIMENARTQSEAVLTPEQRQQLENMRPNRGDRPGQGPMGRGMSRSGLSGQGQ, translated from the coding sequence ATGGCATTCGCACCCCTAGCGGCGATCGCCGATCCTCCGGGCGGCATGGGTGGGCCCCGTTCTGGCCCAATGGAGCGTCTGAATTTGACGGAGGCCCAGCGCCAGCAGTTGCAAGCCATTCGAGAAAACAGCCGCCGCCAGATTGAGGCCGTGTTGACGGCAGAACAGCGCCAGCAGATGGAAACACGCCGCGCCGAGATGGAGCGCCGCCGTGAGGAATTTGCCAACCTCACCCCAGAACAGCGCCAGCAGCTTCGCCGCGAACGGATGGAACAGGGCGGTGGCCCTGGTGGGCCAGGTGGCCCAGGACGTGGGCCTCGCCCAGAACCCTTTGCCGACCTGAACCTGACCGATAGCCAGCGTCAGCAAATCCGCACCATTATGGAAAACGCCCGGACGCAGAGCGAGGCAGTCCTCACCCCAGAACAGCGCCAGCAGCTTGAAAACATGCGCCCAAATCGGGGCGATCGCCCAGGCCAGGGCCCAATGGGTCGCGGGATGAGCCGTTCTGGCCTATCTGGGCAGGGGCAATAG
- the hydA gene encoding dihydropyrimidinase, giving the protein MSEVRSEVLIKGGRIVTAVDDYTADIWVKHGRIEAIARDLSIDSATVHDASGLIVFPGGIDVHTHMEFDLGAAQTVDTFETGTRSAAFGGTTTIVDFALQKQGDTPKQALDRRLAAAEPQCCVDYSFHIILTHVTPEALAELPDLVNHDGVSSFKMFMAYPGVLMVEDADIFRAMRKVGAHGGMINLHAENGSVIQALIQEALEQGNTSPRYHMLTRPSIMEGEATHRGIRIAELAEVPVYFVHLSAEEALNSVVEARDRGISAYAETCPHYLFLDESEYDRPGFEAAKYVMTPPLRSHACQHALWRGLKTDDLQIVSTDHCPFCYNESPFGLRKSKQMGRDDFEKIPNGAPGVEFRLHLLYDGGVNAGRLSLNRFVQLTATAPAKMFGLFPRKGTIAVGSDADLVLFDPHQRHTLSASAQHSNADYSLYEGREILGKVQKVFLRGELIVEGDRWLGRVGQGQFQRRSASGRV; this is encoded by the coding sequence ATGTCTGAGGTGCGGTCTGAGGTGCTAATCAAGGGCGGGCGAATTGTTACAGCGGTGGACGACTATACAGCAGACATTTGGGTGAAACATGGGCGAATTGAGGCGATCGCCCGCGACCTCTCCATCGACAGCGCCACGGTTCACGATGCCAGCGGTCTGATCGTGTTTCCCGGCGGCATCGATGTCCACACCCACATGGAATTTGACCTAGGTGCCGCGCAAACCGTCGATACCTTTGAAACCGGGACGCGCTCGGCGGCCTTTGGCGGCACCACGACGATTGTGGACTTTGCCCTCCAAAAACAGGGCGATACGCCCAAACAGGCGCTCGATCGCCGCCTTGCCGCCGCCGAACCCCAGTGCTGTGTGGACTATAGCTTTCACATCATCCTTACCCACGTCACGCCAGAAGCCCTAGCCGAACTGCCCGACTTGGTAAACCATGACGGCGTATCCAGCTTCAAAATGTTCATGGCTTATCCCGGCGTGCTGATGGTGGAAGATGCGGACATCTTTCGCGCCATGCGGAAGGTCGGGGCGCATGGCGGCATGATCAACCTGCACGCCGAAAATGGCAGCGTCATCCAGGCGCTGATCCAGGAGGCGCTGGAGCAGGGCAACACCTCACCCAGATACCACATGCTGACCCGCCCCAGCATCATGGAAGGCGAAGCCACCCACCGGGGCATCCGGATTGCGGAACTGGCGGAGGTTCCGGTGTATTTTGTGCATCTGTCAGCCGAGGAGGCGCTGAACTCAGTAGTCGAAGCACGCGATCGCGGCATTTCCGCCTACGCCGAAACCTGCCCGCATTATCTATTCCTGGACGAGTCGGAATACGATCGCCCTGGGTTTGAAGCCGCGAAATACGTGATGACCCCACCGCTGCGATCGCACGCCTGTCAGCACGCCCTCTGGCGCGGCCTGAAAACCGACGACCTGCAAATCGTCTCCACCGACCACTGCCCCTTCTGCTACAACGAGTCGCCCTTTGGACTGCGTAAATCTAAGCAGATGGGCCGCGACGACTTTGAGAAAATTCCCAACGGTGCGCCCGGTGTCGAATTTCGCCTGCACCTGCTTTACGATGGCGGCGTGAATGCGGGTCGCCTCTCGCTCAATCGCTTTGTGCAGTTGACCGCCACTGCCCCCGCGAAGATGTTTGGACTGTTTCCCCGCAAGGGGACGATCGCTGTTGGCAGCGATGCCGACCTGGTGCTGTTCGACCCCCACCAGCGCCACACCCTCAGCGCCAGCGCTCAGCATTCCAACGCAGACTATTCGCTCTATGAAGGTCGCGAAATTCTGGGCAAGGTACAGAAGGTATTTTTGCGCGGGGAGTTGATTGTGGAGGGCGATCGCTGGCTCGGTCGCGTCGGGCAGGGACAATTTCAGCGGCGATCGGCCTCTGGGCGCGTGTAG
- a CDS encoding RNA polymerase sigma factor SigF has product MTATQPSLRSHSMELLMAYQQNKSVSIRNQLVKLNAGLVRKIAHRVSHQCAEPYEDLEQIGYLGLIRAIERFNPSQGCAFSSFAVPYIRGEMLHFLRDRGSAVKVPRRWQDLQKEGQRVRAELVKDLGRQPMDQEIAEHMGISVHEWREIKMAVRNRLPLSLDATVQQVDSSITLGETLPDVRYQALQRLEEDRQQLQRALNQLEDKTRAAIEFVFFSDLSRKEVAERIGVSPMTVTRRIQRGLEQMVSFLQMQTIQTGS; this is encoded by the coding sequence ATGACGGCCACTCAACCTTCTCTCCGTTCCCACAGCATGGAATTGCTGATGGCTTATCAGCAGAACAAGTCGGTGAGCATTCGCAATCAGCTCGTGAAGTTGAATGCTGGTCTAGTTCGCAAAATTGCCCACCGGGTCAGCCATCAGTGCGCCGAGCCTTACGAGGATTTAGAGCAGATTGGCTATCTGGGTCTGATTCGGGCAATCGAGCGGTTTAATCCCAGCCAGGGCTGTGCCTTTAGTTCCTTTGCAGTGCCCTATATTCGCGGTGAGATGCTGCACTTTTTGCGCGATCGCGGCAGTGCTGTGAAAGTTCCCCGCCGCTGGCAAGACTTGCAAAAAGAGGGGCAGCGCGTGCGAGCAGAATTGGTCAAAGATCTGGGTCGCCAGCCGATGGATCAAGAAATTGCTGAACACATGGGCATTTCAGTTCACGAGTGGCGTGAAATCAAGATGGCCGTGCGTAACCGCCTGCCCCTGAGCTTGGACGCAACCGTTCAGCAGGTCGATTCCTCTATCACCCTCGGTGAAACGCTGCCCGATGTGCGTTACCAAGCGCTTCAGCGCCTCGAAGAAGACCGTCAGCAGCTTCAGCGGGCGCTGAATCAACTAGAAGACAAGACCCGCGCGGCGATTGAGTTTGTGTTCTTTAGCGACTTGTCTCGCAAAGAAGTGGCCGAGCGCATCGGCGTTAGCCCAATGACCGTGACGCGCCGCATCCAGCGTGGACTGGAGCAGATGGTGTCGTTCCTGCAAATGCAAACGATCCAGACGGGTTCCTAA
- a CDS encoding Bax inhibitor-1/YccA family protein yields MSNTSNFRDAIRKAQTHALVGPNVIRNALPYVGGGLVLTALGTYGGLGVMQNSPALFMPTFIAALIAQLVLFFVARGVAEKGNNGVALPLLATYSLLTGYTLTGLIAVALGTSGVGVAGIGLAALGCGATFIVARQIGSNLSDQDGLALTRTVQLGMIALLVVLVGQLLLALFGVYTPTFLEIGISAFGVFLFAGAAVVDFYILPRTYRDDQYLPAALSMYLTYINLFVFILRLLIAFNRD; encoded by the coding sequence ATGAGCAACACCAGTAATTTTCGAGATGCCATTCGCAAGGCCCAGACTCATGCCCTGGTTGGCCCTAATGTGATTCGCAATGCCCTGCCCTACGTCGGGGGTGGGCTGGTGCTGACGGCCCTGGGAACCTACGGGGGGCTGGGCGTAATGCAAAACAGTCCTGCGCTGTTCATGCCGACTTTCATCGCGGCGCTGATTGCCCAGTTGGTTCTCTTCTTTGTGGCGCGGGGTGTCGCAGAAAAAGGCAACAACGGTGTGGCGCTGCCCCTTCTAGCGACCTATAGCCTGCTGACGGGCTACACGCTGACTGGGCTGATTGCGGTTGCCCTGGGAACCTCTGGGGTCGGTGTTGCAGGGATTGGGCTGGCTGCCCTGGGCTGTGGCGCGACGTTCATTGTGGCACGGCAGATCGGCTCTAACCTGTCGGATCAGGACGGCCTGGCGCTCACTAGAACTGTCCAGCTTGGCATGATTGCCCTGTTGGTCGTCCTGGTTGGGCAATTGCTGCTGGCTCTGTTCGGAGTGTATACGCCTACTTTTCTGGAAATTGGTATTTCTGCCTTTGGCGTGTTTCTGTTTGCCGGGGCGGCGGTGGTAGATTTCTACATTCTTCCCCGCACGTATCGCGATGACCAATATCTGCCTGCGGCGCTGTCGATGTATTTGACTTACATCAATTTGTTTGTCTTTATTCTGCGCCTGCTGATTGCGTTCAATCGAGATTAA